The Aminithiophilus ramosus genome contains a region encoding:
- a CDS encoding diol dehydratase small subunit, whose amino-acid sequence MAMELNEQMVAELVRQVLKGVNGAAQAAPVAQESKEGKKLTAGDYPLATNRPDLLVGPRGKKFEELTLENVMSGAVAFEDFRITPQALEYQAQVAEAAGTPHVARNLRRAAEMTRIPDERVLAMYNALRPHRSDKAELLSMAEELEKQYEAKICAGFVREAADVYERRHLLKGDLPEA is encoded by the coding sequence ATGGCAATGGAATTGAACGAACAGATGGTGGCCGAACTGGTCCGCCAGGTTCTCAAGGGCGTCAATGGAGCGGCTCAGGCGGCTCCCGTCGCTCAGGAGAGTAAAGAGGGCAAGAAGCTGACCGCCGGTGACTATCCTCTGGCCACCAATCGTCCCGACCTTCTCGTCGGCCCCCGGGGCAAGAAGTTCGAGGAGCTGACACTGGAGAACGTCATGAGCGGTGCCGTGGCCTTCGAGGACTTCCGCATCACCCCTCAGGCCCTGGAGTATCAGGCCCAGGTGGCCGAGGCGGCCGGAACGCCCCACGTGGCGCGTAACCTCCGCCGTGCCGCCGAGATGACCCGCATCCCCGACGAGCGCGTCCTGGCCATGTACAACGCCCTCCGTCCCCACCGCTCCGACAAGGCCGAGCTTCTGTCCATGGCCGAGGAGCTGGAGAAGCAGTACGAGGCCAAGATCTGCGCCGGGTTCGTCCGCGAGGCGGCCGACGTCTAC
- a CDS encoding propanediol/glycerol family dehydratase medium subunit, which produces MNEELIRKVIAEVMAEVMADQKSAAPAAPSAPVSGLKITEKEKATKGTNPKEVVLAVTPGFGVHFQGTIIDVPHGEVIRQIMAGVEEEGLTCRVIRVYHTADVAFMSHYAAKLSGSGIGLGVLCRGTAIIHQKDLAPLNNLELFPQSPLLDAGAFRAIGRNAAKYAKGEQPIPVATRNDPMARPRFQGLAALLHNKEMRYLDRKRPPMEVQVEFTH; this is translated from the coding sequence ATGAACGAAGAGCTGATCCGCAAGGTAATCGCTGAGGTCATGGCCGAAGTCATGGCCGATCAGAAGAGCGCCGCTCCGGCCGCTCCCTCCGCTCCCGTGTCGGGCCTGAAGATCACCGAGAAGGAGAAGGCGACGAAGGGGACGAACCCGAAAGAGGTCGTCCTGGCCGTCACCCCCGGTTTCGGCGTCCATTTCCAGGGAACCATCATCGACGTCCCCCACGGCGAGGTCATCCGCCAGATCATGGCCGGCGTCGAGGAAGAGGGACTGACCTGCCGCGTCATCCGCGTCTACCACACGGCCGACGTGGCCTTCATGTCCCACTACGCCGCCAAGCTCTCGGGTTCCGGCATCGGCCTCGGCGTTCTCTGCCGCGGCACGGCCATCATCCACCAGAAGGATCTCGCTCCCCTCAACAACCTGGAGCTCTTCCCCCAGTCGCCCCTTCTCGACGCCGGTGCCTTCCGGGCCATCGGCCGCAACGCCGCCAAGTACGCCAAGGGCGAGCAGCCCATTCCCGTGGCGACGCGGAATGATCCCATGGCACGGCCCCGCTTCCAGGGACTTGCAGCCCTTCTCCACAACAAGGAGATGCGCTACCTGGATCGCAAGCGGCCTCCCATGGAGGTCCAAGTGGAGTTCACCCACTAG